The Pseudopipra pipra isolate bDixPip1 chromosome 6, bDixPip1.hap1, whole genome shotgun sequence genome includes a region encoding these proteins:
- the ERH gene encoding enhancer of rudimentary homolog — translation MSHTILLVQPTKRPEGRTYADYESVNECMEGVCKMYEEHLKRMNPNSPSITYDISQLFDFIDDLADLSCLVYRADTQTYQPYNKDWIKEKIYVLLRRQAQQASK, via the exons ATG tctcACACAATTCTACTTGTCCAGCCTACCAAGAGGCCAGAAGGCAGAACATACGCTGATTATGAATCGGTGAATGAGTGCATGGAAG GAGTCTGTAAAATGTATGAAGAGCATCTGAAGAGAATGAATCCCAACAGTCCATCCATTACATACGATATCAGCCAATTGTTTGACTTCATTGATGACTTGGCAGACCTCAGCTGTCTTGT ttaCCGTGCTGACACTCAGACATACCAACCATACAATAAAGACTGGATAAAGGAGAAGATCTACGTCCTCCTTCGCAGGCAGGCCCAGCAAGCAAGCAAATAA